In the Pithys albifrons albifrons isolate INPA30051 chromosome 31, PitAlb_v1, whole genome shotgun sequence genome, one interval contains:
- the LOC139684117 gene encoding olfactory receptor 14C36-like — protein IDLGSICTTVPKAMHNSLWNIRTISYKGCVAQVFLIFLVVGVQFSLLTIMCYDRYVAICKPLHYGTLLGSRACAHMAAAAWTTGVFYGFLHTINTFSLPLCHGNALGQFFCEVPQILKLSCSHSYLRELGLIVVSGGLIVGCFIFIVFSYVQIFRAVLRIPSEQGRHKAFSTCLPHLAVVSLFVSTAFCAYLKPLSLSYPSLDLVLAVLYSVLPPIVNPFIYSLRNQELKDAVKKKMTGCFSATRHCLLSSVNGL, from the coding sequence atagacctgggctccatctgcaccactgtccccaaggccatgcacaactccctctggaacatcagaaccatctCCTATAAGGGATGTGTTGCACAGGTCTTTCTGATTTTCCTCGTAGTTGGAGTacagttttccctcctcaccatcatgtgctacgaccgctacgttgccatctgcaaacccctgcactacgggaccctcctgggcagcagagcttgtgcccacatggcagcagctgcctggactactggggttttttatggtTTCCTGCACACaatcaatacattttccctgcccttatgccatggcaatgccctgggccagttcttctgtgaagtgcCCCAGAttctcaagctctcctgctcacactcctacctgaGAGAACTTGGGCTCATTGTGGTTAGTGGGGGGCTTATtgtgggatgtttcattttcatagttttctcctatgtgcagatcttcagggctgtgctgaggatcccctctgagcagggacggcacaaagccttttccacatgcctccctcacctggctgtggtctctcTGTTTGTCAGCACTGCCTTCTGTGCCTACCTAAagcccctttctctctcctacccatccctggacctggttctggcagttctgtactcggtgcTGCCTCCAATAGTCAACCccttcatctacagcctgaggaaccaagaactcaaggatgctgtgaagaaaaagatgactggatgcttttcagcaacCAGACACTGCTTGCTTTCCTCTGTCAATGGCCTGTAG